The Candidatus Koribacter versatilis Ellin345 genome has a segment encoding these proteins:
- a CDS encoding MBL fold metallo-hydrolase, giving the protein MRSTCTISSIVFTLLLVPFSARADSARKITKLAEGVYAIEHPQGPAASGNTTVIIGDRQVFVVDTCFLPSVAQQDIATIRTWTDKPVAFILNTHFHNDHNIGNRAYLDAYPAATIIATTATKKAMDMFGPSSSQRFDENLLRLRQMLATGKTPDGNVLTNADKAQVQHAIDVRLPDSNELHALKFQSATLAFDHDFTIDLGHREVQVKFLGRGNTEGDAIVFLPREKIVVAGDLVVYPLPYIYDGYPSEWVTTLEKLAQLDWQTIIPGHGPVMHDKSFVQLEHDLLRSALDQMDAVLVQNGPALSLTLDQVKPGINLSSFRQRFAGDDPDLGASFDDMTAELVKAMFSEASLR; this is encoded by the coding sequence ATGCGATCGACCTGCACCATCTCTTCCATCGTTTTCACACTTCTGCTTGTTCCGTTTTCCGCGCGCGCCGACTCCGCGCGCAAAATCACTAAGCTTGCCGAAGGTGTATATGCCATCGAGCATCCGCAAGGTCCCGCGGCCAGCGGCAACACTACCGTCATCATTGGCGACCGCCAGGTCTTCGTGGTCGATACCTGCTTCCTTCCGTCCGTTGCGCAGCAAGACATCGCAACCATCCGCACTTGGACCGACAAGCCTGTCGCCTTCATCCTGAACACGCACTTCCACAACGACCACAACATCGGGAATCGTGCCTACCTCGACGCCTATCCCGCCGCCACCATCATCGCCACCACCGCAACCAAAAAGGCGATGGACATGTTCGGCCCATCCTCCAGCCAGCGCTTCGACGAGAATCTCCTGCGCCTTCGCCAAATGCTCGCAACCGGCAAAACTCCCGATGGCAACGTACTGACCAACGCTGACAAAGCGCAGGTGCAGCACGCGATTGATGTTCGCCTTCCGGACTCGAACGAACTCCACGCCCTGAAGTTTCAAAGTGCGACGCTCGCCTTCGATCACGACTTCACCATCGATCTTGGTCATCGCGAAGTCCAAGTGAAGTTTCTGGGCCGCGGCAACACCGAAGGCGATGCCATCGTTTTCCTTCCTCGCGAGAAGATTGTCGTCGCCGGCGACCTCGTGGTCTACCCGCTTCCCTATATCTACGATGGCTATCCGTCGGAGTGGGTCACCACCCTCGAGAAACTCGCCCAACTCGATTGGCAAACCATCATTCCCGGACACGGCCCCGTGATGCATGACAAGAGCTTCGTCCAACTCGAGCACGATCTGCTTCGCTCAGCGCTCGACCAAATGGACGCCGTGCTTGTGCAGAATGGCCCGGCACTGTCCCTCACTCTCGATCAGGTCAAGCCCGGCATCAATCTCTCGTCATTCCGCCAGCGCTTTGCGGGCGATGATCCCGACCTCGGCGCATCGTTCGACGACATGACTGCCGAACTCGTGAAGGCCATGTTCTCTGAAGCAAGCTTGCGTTAA
- a CDS encoding YXWGXW repeat-containing protein, giving the protein MPYMLNFSRSSLAALLIVAGLSLTGCNKQSAPTANAAAPQQQQAAQPDQSQAAQSQNPEDNGNLPPVDANGNPTDQPTSDQQSYPAQDQSASQQQPAQNQGNASQQQQYPDQGSQPAQAQAPASQSYPDNSNNVGYGDNNQDYDQDLSQQDSSYGQPAIQAHQAPPPIPEYQQPMCPSPGYVWTPGYWSYAPAGYYWVPGAWARPPQVGFLWTPGYWGFGGGVYRFHYGYWGHYVGWYGGINYGFGYVGSGYHGGYWHGNNFYYNRSVNNVNVTNITNVYNKTVIVNNNNRVSYNGPGGITRRPTRAEAVAVRQQRIPPMTTQIENQHNAMRDRQQFASVNKGRPAIAAAPRPIEAAKPVAPAIAARPVPRPAAGARPNQPNNVARPTPQPSTRPTPVSPARPEARPVPRPTTTQPSVKPTPQPSTRPTPQPSTRPTPQPNTHPVPQPKPATRPTPQPSTRPTPQPNTRPTPQPKPPTHQAQPSTRPAPQPHPGTQPPAKPATRQAPQQQSRPSKDSKPDRPEHR; this is encoded by the coding sequence ATGCCGTACATGCTGAACTTCTCCCGCTCTTCCCTAGCCGCGCTCCTGATCGTCGCCGGCCTCTCGCTCACCGGATGCAACAAACAAAGCGCTCCGACGGCCAACGCAGCAGCACCGCAGCAACAACAAGCCGCTCAGCCCGACCAGTCGCAGGCTGCTCAGTCACAAAATCCTGAGGACAACGGCAATCTCCCGCCAGTCGACGCCAACGGCAACCCCACCGACCAACCCACGAGCGACCAGCAGAGCTATCCTGCTCAGGATCAAAGCGCTAGCCAGCAACAACCGGCGCAGAACCAGGGCAATGCCAGTCAGCAACAGCAGTATCCCGACCAGGGTTCTCAGCCAGCCCAGGCGCAAGCTCCCGCCTCGCAGAGCTATCCCGACAACAGCAACAATGTTGGATACGGCGACAACAATCAGGATTACGACCAGGACCTGTCCCAACAAGACAGCAGCTATGGCCAGCCTGCAATTCAGGCCCATCAAGCGCCGCCCCCAATTCCCGAGTACCAGCAGCCCATGTGTCCCAGTCCCGGCTACGTCTGGACTCCCGGGTACTGGAGCTATGCTCCTGCCGGATACTACTGGGTGCCCGGCGCCTGGGCGCGCCCGCCGCAAGTCGGCTTCCTCTGGACGCCCGGCTATTGGGGTTTCGGCGGCGGAGTCTATCGCTTCCACTATGGCTATTGGGGACACTACGTAGGCTGGTACGGTGGCATTAACTACGGCTTTGGATACGTCGGATCCGGCTACCACGGTGGTTACTGGCACGGCAACAACTTCTACTACAACCGTTCCGTCAACAACGTGAATGTCACCAATATCACCAACGTCTACAACAAGACGGTCATCGTCAATAACAACAACCGCGTCAGCTACAACGGCCCCGGCGGCATCACCCGCCGTCCCACGCGCGCAGAAGCAGTTGCTGTCCGTCAGCAGCGTATCCCGCCGATGACCACGCAGATCGAGAACCAGCACAATGCCATGCGCGATCGCCAACAGTTCGCGTCCGTCAACAAAGGACGCCCCGCGATTGCCGCTGCTCCCAGACCGATCGAGGCGGCAAAGCCGGTCGCGCCCGCGATCGCCGCACGCCCGGTTCCGCGACCAGCTGCCGGCGCCAGGCCGAACCAACCAAACAACGTCGCACGTCCAACTCCGCAGCCAAGTACGCGTCCCACGCCCGTTTCTCCTGCTCGTCCCGAAGCGCGTCCTGTTCCGCGGCCCACCACCACTCAACCGAGCGTGAAACCAACACCTCAGCCGAGCACGAGGCCCACTCCGCAACCTTCCACCCGTCCAACGCCGCAACCGAACACGCACCCGGTTCCGCAACCAAAGCCCGCGACGCGACCGACGCCGCAACCTTCCACGAGGCCGACGCCTCAGCCGAACACGCGGCCTACTCCGCAACCAAAGCCGCCGACACATCAGGCACAGCCCAGCACACGCCCTGCGCCACAGCCCCACCCCGGGACGCAACCGCCAGCCAAGCCTGCAACGCGGCAGGCGCCACAACAACAGAGCAGGCCTTCCAAAGACTCGAAGCCAGATCGGCCCGAACACCGATAG
- a CDS encoding helix-turn-helix domain-containing protein yields MVDREQFPKQIDRLVASRTLHGSESLCKLLRYLAAHAIEHPGTPLKEYQIATEVFGRRPDFDPQSDSTIRVQAGRLRAKVAEYYASEGESDPVVVELPKGSYLLNFRYRTPVPKEELVNHAPVHEPVTVAPQKSYGGMAATLAVLLGLAVVTIGYLLLNGRVKTDTASAATAGPLAPAEFQVFWRKFLSGPEEPWVVFSNAEFVGRPETGMRYYDKQRDANTPPYDHYTGVGEVLSIHELDQVFNSLHRRIRVKRGSLFSLDDAKNNDLIFIGSPSENLTLMEIPSTDDFRFDRVKTGPRAGDLAVINVHPQAGEQPFYLASRAGDPLVEDYAVVGMMPALNPQRTEVILAGTTTFGTQAAVEYVCRQSSVKQLLDRLGTSGGEVKPFEAILHIKVAKGVPVETELVAVRLRNQ; encoded by the coding sequence ATGGTTGACCGCGAGCAATTTCCGAAGCAGATCGACCGGCTGGTCGCGAGCCGGACACTGCACGGATCAGAGTCGCTGTGTAAATTGCTCCGGTACCTGGCGGCGCATGCGATTGAGCATCCGGGCACGCCGCTGAAGGAATATCAGATCGCGACCGAGGTCTTCGGACGAAGGCCGGACTTCGACCCACAATCCGATTCGACGATCCGCGTGCAGGCCGGAAGGCTGCGGGCGAAGGTCGCGGAGTACTACGCGTCGGAAGGGGAAAGCGATCCGGTCGTGGTGGAGCTGCCGAAGGGAAGCTACCTGCTGAACTTCCGGTATCGGACGCCGGTTCCTAAGGAAGAGCTGGTGAATCATGCACCGGTGCATGAACCAGTGACGGTGGCGCCACAGAAATCATACGGCGGGATGGCGGCAACTTTGGCCGTGCTTCTGGGACTCGCGGTGGTGACGATTGGTTATTTGCTGCTGAATGGAAGGGTGAAGACGGATACTGCGTCGGCGGCGACGGCAGGACCGCTGGCGCCGGCAGAGTTCCAGGTGTTCTGGAGGAAATTTCTGTCGGGTCCAGAGGAGCCCTGGGTGGTGTTCAGCAATGCGGAGTTTGTGGGGCGTCCGGAGACGGGGATGCGCTACTACGATAAGCAGCGCGATGCGAACACGCCTCCGTACGACCACTACACCGGCGTTGGAGAAGTGCTTTCCATTCACGAACTGGACCAGGTGTTCAATTCGTTGCACCGGCGGATTCGGGTGAAGCGCGGCAGTTTGTTTTCGCTGGATGACGCGAAGAACAACGATTTGATATTTATTGGTTCGCCGTCAGAAAACCTGACACTGATGGAGATTCCGAGCACGGATGACTTCCGGTTCGATCGAGTGAAGACAGGACCGAGGGCCGGCGACCTTGCGGTGATCAATGTGCATCCGCAAGCGGGAGAGCAACCGTTCTACCTAGCGAGTCGGGCGGGTGATCCGCTCGTTGAAGACTACGCGGTGGTGGGAATGATGCCGGCGTTGAATCCGCAGCGGACGGAAGTGATCCTCGCCGGAACGACGACGTTCGGTACGCAGGCGGCGGTGGAATATGTTTGCCGGCAGAGTTCGGTGAAGCAATTACTCGATCGGCTTGGAACGTCGGGGGGCGAGGTGAAGCCATTCGAGGCGATCCTGCATATTAAGGTGGCGAAGGGCGTGCCGGTCGAGACGGAGTTGGTCGCGGTACGGCTGAGGAACCAGTAG
- a CDS encoding serine hydrolase domain-containing protein has protein sequence MATWRGFFIVLLLSCGAIGAPAQTTNSDAIDQYVLAEMGRQHIPGLALGIYRNGKIERAKGYGLANIELDVAVKPETIFQSGSVGKQFTATAIMMLVEEGKVGLDDSVRKYFPEAPETWQNVKIKNLLSHTSGLSEYESADKTKPGGPINLRADVSEDELVKIIETFPMDFQPGEKWSYRNTNYVLLGVIIHKLTGKFYGDFLQERVFQPLGMKSTRIISEADIIPNRSAGYQLVKGEWKNQDWVSPSFNSTADGALYFNVVDLAKWDEALYSERLLKRSSFDQLWTVFKLNDGKPNSANYGMAWEINDVNGHKIIEHGGAWQGFTTHIARYVDDKLTVVVLTNLDSAHSSPGKIAHHVAGLENAALMPPEKKAIEDKEPQITGKLRVIVEQFARGKANPEDFTPKVRSKLFPDEAKELQQALSDFGPLESFALIGHEAGAVRHYTYRVKYRDTSIQMEFLLDEQGLVDGMELKDDE, from the coding sequence ATGGCCACGTGGCGCGGGTTCTTCATCGTTCTCCTTCTAAGCTGCGGCGCAATTGGTGCGCCGGCACAAACCACAAATTCTGACGCGATTGATCAGTACGTGCTCGCGGAAATGGGCAGACAGCATATTCCGGGGCTGGCGCTCGGAATCTATCGCAACGGCAAGATCGAGCGCGCAAAGGGATATGGGCTGGCGAATATCGAGCTGGATGTAGCGGTTAAGCCGGAGACGATTTTCCAGTCGGGATCGGTGGGGAAGCAGTTCACAGCGACGGCGATCATGATGCTGGTGGAAGAAGGGAAGGTCGGCCTCGATGACAGCGTGCGGAAGTATTTTCCAGAAGCGCCGGAGACCTGGCAAAACGTCAAGATCAAGAACCTGCTGAGCCATACTTCGGGCCTATCGGAGTATGAGTCGGCGGACAAGACAAAGCCGGGCGGACCGATCAACCTTCGCGCGGATGTCTCGGAAGATGAGTTGGTGAAGATCATCGAGACGTTTCCGATGGACTTCCAGCCGGGCGAGAAGTGGTCGTATCGCAACACGAACTATGTTCTGCTTGGCGTAATCATCCATAAGCTGACGGGGAAGTTCTACGGCGACTTCCTCCAGGAGCGGGTCTTCCAGCCGCTGGGCATGAAAAGCACTCGGATCATCAGCGAGGCGGACATCATTCCGAACCGCTCAGCCGGGTACCAGTTGGTGAAGGGCGAATGGAAGAACCAAGATTGGGTCTCGCCCTCCTTCAATTCAACGGCCGACGGCGCGCTCTACTTCAATGTTGTCGATCTCGCGAAGTGGGACGAGGCTCTTTATAGCGAGCGGCTGCTGAAACGGTCGAGCTTCGACCAGTTGTGGACGGTCTTCAAGCTCAACGATGGAAAGCCGAACAGTGCAAACTACGGTATGGCGTGGGAGATCAATGATGTCAACGGGCACAAGATCATTGAGCACGGTGGAGCGTGGCAGGGATTCACTACGCATATCGCGCGATACGTGGACGACAAGCTGACGGTCGTTGTGCTAACGAACCTAGACTCGGCGCATTCGAGTCCGGGGAAGATTGCCCACCATGTAGCGGGGCTCGAGAACGCGGCGCTGATGCCGCCAGAAAAGAAGGCGATTGAGGACAAGGAGCCGCAAATTACCGGAAAACTTCGCGTCATCGTGGAGCAGTTTGCGCGAGGCAAGGCGAATCCCGAGGACTTCACGCCGAAGGTGCGGTCCAAGCTTTTTCCGGATGAAGCGAAAGAGTTGCAGCAGGCGCTGAGCGACTTCGGTCCGCTGGAGTCGTTTGCGTTGATCGGCCATGAAGCCGGTGCGGTGAGACATTACACCTATCGGGTTAAGTATCGCGATACGTCGATCCAGATGGAATTTCTGCTGGATGAGCAAGGACTAGTCGACGGGATGGAGCTCAAGGACGATGAGTAG
- the glmU gene encoding bifunctional UDP-N-acetylglucosamine diphosphorylase/glucosamine-1-phosphate N-acetyltransferase GlmU: MTTNRKFAIAILAAGKGTRLKSKHPKVLHEIAGKPLLDHVVAAAAKVVPPSQIFAIIGHEADRVREAMQASGIQFVEQKEQRGTGHAILQTRDALKDFDDVLVLSGDVPLIRTDTVERLFAFHREHAAAMTILTTEPPDPFGYGRVFRKHAGQSDEVDRIVEQKQLTPEQARNREINSGIYAFRVQPLFANLDKLTTDNPHGEYYLTDMAAILGGASEKVVAIRADDSHEVLGVNTRQDLASLDAHLRLQKCQQLMSAGVSIFKPETCMIDSDVEVGPDTIIEPFVQLLGNTKIGADCHIKSYTVISNSTIGDGVLLRHGCIVDSSKVAARALLGPYCHLRPASDIGEEAHIGNFVETKKTRVGKGSKANHLTYLGDTEIGTGVNIGAGTITCNYDGVNKFGTIIGDNVFVGSDTTLVAPIELGKGSYIGAGSCITENVPDDALAIGRGRQVVKEGWATKKRAEQKKKK; the protein is encoded by the coding sequence ATGACCACCAATCGCAAGTTTGCCATAGCGATTCTCGCGGCCGGCAAAGGCACGCGCCTGAAATCGAAACACCCTAAAGTACTTCACGAAATCGCTGGCAAGCCGTTACTCGACCACGTCGTCGCTGCCGCCGCTAAGGTCGTTCCGCCGTCGCAGATCTTCGCCATCATTGGCCATGAAGCCGACCGTGTCCGCGAAGCCATGCAGGCCAGCGGCATTCAGTTCGTAGAGCAGAAGGAGCAGCGCGGCACCGGTCACGCCATCCTGCAAACTCGCGACGCGCTCAAGGACTTCGACGATGTCCTCGTCCTCTCCGGCGACGTCCCCCTCATCCGCACCGACACTGTCGAGCGCCTCTTCGCCTTCCATCGCGAGCACGCTGCCGCCATGACGATCCTCACCACGGAACCGCCCGACCCCTTCGGCTACGGACGCGTCTTCCGCAAGCATGCTGGACAATCCGACGAAGTGGATCGCATCGTGGAACAAAAGCAGCTCACGCCCGAGCAGGCGCGTAATCGCGAAATCAACAGCGGCATCTACGCCTTCCGGGTGCAACCGCTCTTCGCCAACCTCGACAAGCTCACCACCGACAATCCGCATGGCGAGTACTACCTAACCGACATGGCTGCAATCCTCGGCGGCGCCAGTGAAAAAGTCGTCGCCATTCGCGCTGACGATTCCCACGAAGTTCTCGGCGTCAACACGCGCCAGGACCTCGCCTCGCTCGACGCCCATTTGCGGCTTCAGAAATGTCAGCAACTCATGTCGGCCGGTGTCTCGATTTTTAAGCCGGAAACCTGCATGATCGACAGTGACGTCGAAGTCGGTCCCGACACCATCATCGAGCCTTTCGTCCAGCTTCTCGGCAACACAAAGATCGGCGCTGACTGCCATATCAAGTCCTACACCGTGATCTCCAACTCCACCATCGGCGACGGCGTTCTTCTGCGCCACGGCTGCATTGTAGATTCCTCCAAGGTCGCGGCGCGCGCACTTCTTGGCCCCTACTGCCACCTCCGTCCCGCCAGCGACATCGGTGAAGAAGCCCACATCGGCAACTTCGTCGAGACCAAGAAAACTCGCGTCGGTAAAGGGTCGAAAGCCAATCACCTTACCTACCTTGGAGACACGGAGATCGGAACCGGAGTGAACATCGGCGCGGGCACCATCACTTGCAACTACGATGGCGTGAATAAATTTGGAACCATAATTGGCGACAACGTCTTCGTCGGAAGCGACACGACACTCGTCGCGCCCATCGAACTCGGCAAAGGTTCCTACATCGGCGCGGGATCATGCATTACCGAAAACGTCCCCGACGATGCACTGGCGATCGGCCGCGGTCGCCAGGTAGTCAAAGAAGGCTGGGCCACGAAAAAGCGCGCCGAACAAAAGAAGAAGAAATAG
- a CDS encoding bactofilin family protein, translated as MWKSNKKEEEHKAAPAPAPAPAYHPPAPPPAPPVAAAPVAPVVQPPKMEVQPKMGDIAHIGKSVIIRGELSGSEDLFLDGEVEGSIDLKGHALTIGPNGHIKANVHAKEVVVHGRVDGNIRAADRVELKKSAVLSGDIFTQRIMIEDGAYFKGAIDIQKAGTEPKPEPKKETAAAAATNATNTFSSSSTFTPASQAPLIETK; from the coding sequence ATGTGGAAGTCGAATAAGAAGGAAGAGGAGCACAAGGCAGCCCCGGCTCCGGCACCAGCGCCCGCGTATCATCCGCCCGCGCCGCCGCCGGCACCGCCTGTGGCCGCGGCTCCGGTAGCACCGGTCGTACAACCACCGAAGATGGAGGTCCAACCTAAGATGGGCGACATTGCGCACATTGGAAAATCAGTGATCATTCGCGGCGAACTTTCGGGCAGCGAAGATCTTTTCCTGGATGGCGAAGTAGAAGGCAGCATCGATCTGAAGGGCCATGCGCTGACAATCGGGCCGAATGGCCACATTAAGGCGAATGTGCATGCCAAGGAAGTCGTTGTGCACGGACGGGTGGATGGCAATATTCGCGCGGCGGACCGTGTGGAACTGAAGAAGTCGGCGGTGCTTTCGGGCGACATCTTTACGCAGCGCATCATGATTGAAGACGGCGCGTACTTCAAAGGCGCCATCGATATCCAGAAGGCGGGAACCGAACCGAAACCGGAGCCGAAGAAGGAAACTGCTGCGGCCGCTGCGACGAATGCGACCAACACGTTCAGTTCGAGTTCGACGTTTACACCGGCATCGCAGGCACCGCTGATCGAGACAAAATAG
- a CDS encoding class I SAM-dependent methyltransferase produces MAPGFFSKFFGGGEKNAAGEPVSSKDRIQRRSTGFQEFMKTIGREENIWVLDLGPTSPSNIKIITERGHRIYNEDVLKEANGAELKTKSIDPCKEGQTVVDVTRYLAENLKHDREKFDAVMAWDIPDYLPEEVVKPTIERIHTIMKPGGMLLAFFHTKDAGPDAPYFRYHIADAQTLELQKGPQFRLQRVFNNRHIENLFRDYASIKFFLGRDNIREVLVIR; encoded by the coding sequence GTGGCCCCAGGCTTTTTCAGTAAATTTTTCGGCGGTGGAGAAAAGAATGCCGCCGGCGAGCCCGTGTCGTCGAAAGACCGCATCCAGCGGCGGTCTACCGGATTCCAGGAATTCATGAAGACGATTGGGCGCGAGGAGAACATCTGGGTCCTCGACCTTGGGCCGACCTCACCGAGCAATATTAAGATCATCACCGAGCGCGGGCATCGCATTTATAACGAAGACGTGCTCAAGGAAGCGAACGGCGCGGAACTCAAAACCAAATCCATCGACCCCTGCAAGGAAGGGCAGACGGTGGTGGACGTGACCCGTTACCTCGCGGAGAACCTGAAGCACGATCGCGAGAAGTTTGACGCGGTGATGGCCTGGGACATTCCGGACTATCTGCCCGAAGAAGTGGTGAAGCCGACCATCGAGCGGATCCACACGATCATGAAGCCCGGCGGGATGCTGCTGGCGTTCTTCCATACAAAAGATGCGGGGCCGGATGCGCCGTACTTTCGCTATCACATTGCGGATGCACAGACACTGGAACTTCAGAAGGGGCCGCAGTTCCGCCTGCAGCGGGTATTCAATAACCGGCACATCGAGAATTTGTTTCGCGACTATGCGTCGATTAAGTTTTTTCTGGGGCGCGACAACATTCGCGAAGTGCTGGTAATTCGGTAG
- a CDS encoding TetR/AcrR family transcriptional regulator, translating into MHTKAKVKTKVGRPAARLGLGARELLLNAATELFAESGAGATTFAMIAKRAGLTPAMLHYYFKDRDELFDAVVEERLLPLIRNVWGPVHAGEDAAQIVEGVVGRLLEGVEKAPWLPSTWMREILNEGGALRERILERLPYEKLRILGNAIARGQKDGLLNPAIVPLLAVPSTIGLAMLHMATANTWAAILHQAPLSREAMRKHITGLLLDGLCHKGRASAKTISREKK; encoded by the coding sequence ATGCACACGAAAGCCAAAGTGAAGACGAAGGTGGGGCGACCGGCAGCAAGGCTGGGGCTTGGCGCCCGAGAACTTCTGCTGAATGCGGCGACAGAGCTCTTCGCGGAATCGGGGGCAGGCGCGACGACGTTTGCCATGATCGCAAAGCGCGCAGGGTTGACGCCGGCAATGCTGCACTACTACTTCAAAGATCGCGATGAGTTATTCGATGCGGTGGTTGAGGAGCGCCTTTTACCGCTCATTCGAAATGTGTGGGGGCCGGTGCATGCGGGCGAAGACGCGGCGCAGATCGTAGAAGGGGTCGTCGGACGGTTGCTGGAGGGCGTGGAGAAGGCACCGTGGCTACCCTCCACATGGATGAGGGAGATTTTGAATGAAGGTGGCGCGCTTCGGGAACGGATTCTCGAGCGGTTGCCATACGAGAAGCTGCGGATCCTGGGGAACGCTATTGCACGCGGGCAAAAGGACGGATTGCTGAACCCGGCGATCGTGCCGCTGCTGGCGGTGCCATCGACGATTGGGTTGGCGATGCTGCATATGGCGACGGCGAATACATGGGCTGCGATTCTCCACCAGGCACCGCTCAGCCGGGAAGCGATGAGGAAACACATCACCGGGTTGTTGTTAGATGGGCTCTGCCATAAGGGCAGAGCCTCGGCCAAAACTATTTCACGAGAGAAAAAATGA
- a CDS encoding HlyD family secretion protein, producing MMNRGQKSLFLRGRVLRGLLILVFATMGFVGCSKRGDSGYQGYVEGRYVYVSTPQAGRLDHLAAARGDTVNASQALFTLDQEPEHSAELQARKTLLADEGRLADLKTGKRPPEKDVISAQLAQAKVELQKSEDLLKSDEAQYAAGGFSLTDLISARAAVAANAAIVRQFQSNLEVAALPGREEQIAAQAAVVAADKAALQQAKWKLQQKQVAAPKDGLVFDTLYREGDWVAAGTPVVQMLPPANVEVRFFVPETIVGKLKIGQKVNVHCDGCDAEVAGEISFVSNQVEYTPPVIYSNENRSKLVFMVIARPAADKAASLHPGQPVEVTLP from the coding sequence ATGATGAACCGAGGACAAAAGTCTCTCTTCCTTCGGGGCCGCGTTTTGCGTGGCCTGCTGATCCTGGTATTCGCAACGATGGGTTTCGTCGGATGCTCGAAGCGAGGGGATAGCGGATACCAGGGGTACGTCGAAGGCCGATATGTGTATGTTTCAACGCCGCAGGCGGGACGCCTTGATCACCTGGCGGCGGCGCGCGGCGACACTGTGAACGCGAGCCAGGCACTGTTCACGCTGGATCAAGAGCCAGAGCATTCCGCAGAGTTGCAGGCGCGCAAGACGCTGCTCGCGGATGAAGGAAGACTCGCCGATCTGAAGACGGGGAAGCGCCCGCCGGAGAAAGATGTGATCTCGGCGCAGTTGGCGCAGGCGAAGGTCGAGTTGCAGAAGTCGGAAGATCTGCTCAAGAGCGACGAGGCGCAATACGCGGCGGGAGGATTTTCGCTGACGGACTTGATTAGCGCGCGGGCGGCGGTTGCAGCGAATGCTGCGATCGTTCGGCAGTTCCAGAGCAACCTTGAGGTAGCGGCGTTGCCGGGACGTGAGGAGCAAATTGCAGCACAGGCTGCAGTGGTAGCGGCGGACAAGGCAGCACTGCAGCAGGCGAAATGGAAGCTACAGCAGAAGCAGGTTGCCGCGCCGAAAGATGGGCTGGTCTTCGACACGCTGTACCGGGAGGGCGATTGGGTTGCGGCGGGAACGCCTGTAGTGCAGATGCTGCCACCGGCGAATGTCGAGGTGCGGTTCTTTGTTCCCGAGACGATTGTGGGAAAGCTGAAGATCGGGCAGAAGGTGAACGTTCACTGTGACGGTTGCGACGCAGAGGTGGCTGGAGAGATCAGCTTCGTGTCGAACCAGGTGGAGTACACGCCTCCGGTGATTTACAGCAACGAGAACCGTTCCAAGCTGGTGTTCATGGTGATCGCGAGGCCTGCAGCGGACAAAGCGGCTTCGTTGCATCCGGGCCAGCCTGTGGAGGTGACGCTGCCATGA
- a CDS encoding ABC transporter ATP-binding protein encodes MNTAGNSEYAIDVEGLNKHFGNKHVVNNVSLRVRKGEIFGFLGPNGSGKTTTIRMMCGLLKPDSGTGTCLGFDIQRESAAIKRNAGYMTQRFSFWDDLTITENLDFVARMYGLPNRKEVVRQTIADLGLSSRANQLAGQLSGGWKQRMALAACMLHNPQLLLLDEPTAGVDPKARRDFWDELQGLAAKGISVLVSTHYMDEASRCHKLAYIAYGRLLAEGTGAEVIASQKLSSWSIYGDHLIELQEKLRTLPGVDQTVIFGDGLHVSGADAAALEESVRQAAAGKNLRAEKIDTGLEDVFIYMMTRSADNFGGQQ; translated from the coding sequence ATGAATACCGCAGGGAATAGCGAATACGCAATTGATGTCGAAGGCCTGAACAAGCATTTTGGCAACAAGCATGTGGTGAACAACGTTTCGCTGCGAGTGCGGAAAGGAGAGATCTTCGGATTTCTCGGTCCGAACGGCAGCGGCAAGACAACGACGATCCGAATGATGTGCGGGCTGCTGAAGCCGGATTCGGGGACTGGCACGTGTCTTGGCTTTGACATTCAGCGCGAGAGTGCGGCGATCAAGCGCAATGCCGGCTACATGACACAGCGGTTTTCGTTCTGGGATGACCTGACGATTACGGAGAACCTCGATTTCGTTGCGCGGATGTATGGGCTTCCGAACCGGAAGGAAGTAGTGCGGCAGACGATTGCGGATTTGGGGCTGTCGAGCCGTGCGAACCAGTTGGCGGGCCAGTTGTCGGGGGGATGGAAGCAGCGCATGGCGCTGGCGGCGTGCATGCTGCATAACCCGCAATTGCTGCTTCTCGATGAGCCGACGGCGGGGGTTGATCCGAAAGCCAGGCGCGATTTCTGGGATGAGTTGCAGGGACTCGCGGCGAAGGGAATCTCGGTGCTGGTGAGCACGCATTACATGGATGAGGCGTCGCGTTGCCACAAGCTCGCCTACATTGCATACGGCAGGCTGCTGGCTGAGGGAACAGGAGCAGAGGTGATCGCGAGCCAGAAGCTGAGCAGTTGGTCAATTTATGGTGACCACCTGATTGAATTGCAAGAGAAGTTGCGAACGCTGCCAGGCGTGGACCAGACGGTGATTTTCGGAGATGGTCTGCACGTGAGCGGAGCCGATGCTGCGGCGCTGGAGGAAAGCGTACGGCAGGCCGCGGCGGGTAAGAACTTGCGGGCTGAAAAGATCGACACAGGGCTAGAGGATGTCTTCATTTACATGATGACCCGCTCTGCCGATAACTTCGGAGGCCAGCAATGA